Proteins encoded together in one Triticum dicoccoides isolate Atlit2015 ecotype Zavitan chromosome 7B, WEW_v2.0, whole genome shotgun sequence window:
- the LOC119337648 gene encoding NADH dehydrogenase [ubiquinone] 1 beta subcomplex subunit 2-like, with the protein MGGGGGAHGGTTYKGYTIPHNKRWHTIAGKGLCATMWFWIFYRAKQDGAVLLGMRHPWDGHDDHSHGHGHAHEHEASSSSSPSH; encoded by the exons atgggcggcggcggaggcgcgcaCGGCGGCACGACCTACAAGGGCTACACCATCCCCCACAACAAGCGCTGGCACACCATCGCCGGCAAGGGCCTCTGCGCCACCATGTG GTTTTGGATTTTCTACAGGGCTAAGCAGGACGGCGCTGTACTCTTG ggtatgcgcCATCCTTGGGATGGCCATGATGATCACTCGCATGGTCATGGGCATGCACATGAGCATGAG GCTTCATCGTCGTCATCGCCGTCCCATTGA